A single genomic interval of Numenius arquata chromosome 14, bNumArq3.hap1.1, whole genome shotgun sequence harbors:
- the SOX8 gene encoding transcription factor SOX-8, whose protein sequence is MLNMTEEHDKALEAPCSPAGTTSSMSHVDSDSDSPLSPAGSEGLGCAPAPAPRPPGAAPLGAKVDAAEVDERFPACIRDAVSQVLKGYDWSLVPMPVRGNGSLKAKPHVKRPMNAFMVWAQAARRKLADQYPHLHNAELSKTLGKLWRLLSENEKRPFVEEAERLRVQHKKDHPDYKYQPRRRKSVKAGQSDSDSGAELSHHAGTQIYKADSGLGGMAESHHHGDHTGQTHGPPTPPTTPKTDLHHGSKQELKHEGRRLVESGRQNIDFSNVDISELSSEVINNMETFDVHEFDQYLPLNGHAAMPADHGPNAAAGSYGASYSHSATGTGGTNQVWTHKSPASASPSSADSGQQRPHIKTEQLSPSHYSDQSHGSPAHSDYGSYSAQACATTASTATAAASFSSSQCDYTDLQSSNYYNPYPGYPSSIYQYPYFHSSRRPYATPILNGLSIPPAHSPTANWDQPVYTTLTRP, encoded by the exons ATGCTCAACATGACCGAGGAGCACGACAAAGCGCTGGAGGCTCCGTGCAGCCCAGCGGGCACCACCAGCTCCATGTCACACGTGGACTCGGACTCCGACTCGCCGCTGTCCCCCGCCGGCTCCGAGGGGCTGGGCTgcgcccccgcgcccgccccgcgtCCACCCGGCGCAGCTCCGCTGGGGGCCAAGGTGGACGCGGCCGAGGTGGACGAACGGTTCCCCGCCTGCATCCGCGACGCCGTCTCGCAGGTGCTGAAGGGCTACGACTGGAGCCTGGTGCCCATGCCCGTCCGCGGCAACGGATCGCTCAAGGCCAAGCCGCACGTCAAGCGGCCCATGAACGCCTTCATGGTGTGGGCGCAGGCCGCCCGCAGGAAGTTGGCCGACCAGTACCCGCATCTGCACAACGCCGAGCTCAGCAAGACCCTGGGCAAGCTCTGGCG TTTGTTAAGTGAAAATGAGAAACGTCCCTTTGTGGAAGAAGCTGAGCGACTCAGGGTCCAGCACAAAAAGGATCACCCGGATTATAAATACCAGCCACGGAGGAGGAAAAGCGTAAAAGCTGGGCAGAGTGACTCTGACTCCGGAGCCGAGCTCAGCCACCACGCGGGCACGCAGATCTACAAAGCGGACAGCGGGCTGGGAGGCATGGCCGAGTCCCACCATCACGGTGATCACACAG GTCAGACCCACGGgccacccaccccacccaccacccccaaaactgACCTTCACCATGGCAGCAAGCAGGAGCTGAAGCACGAGGGCCGCCGCCTCGTGGAGAGTGGCCGCCAGAACATTGACTTCAGCAACGTCGACATCTCGGAGCTGAGCAGTGAGGTCATCAACAACATGGAGACCTTTGACGTCCACGAGTTCGACCAGTACCTGCCGCTCAACGGCCACGCTGCCATGCCGGCTGACCATGGCCCCAACGCTGCCGCCGGTTCCTACGGCGCGTCCTACTCCCACTCGGCCACGGGCACCGGTGGGACCAACCAGGTCTGGACTCACAAAAGCCCGGCCTCGGCGTCGCCGTCGTCTGCTGACTCGGGCCAGCAAAGGCCGCACATCAAAACGGAGCAGCTGAGCCCCAGCCACTACAGCGACCAGTCCCACGGCTCCCCCGCCCACTCCGACTACGGCTCCTACAGCGCCCAGGCTTGTGCCACCACCGCCTCCACCGCCACGGCTGCCgcctccttctccagctcccaGTGTGACTACACGGACCTCCAGAGCTCCAACTACTACAACCCCTACCCCGGCTACCCCTCCAGCATTTACCAGTATCCCTATTTCCACTCCTCCCGCCGTCCCTACGCGACGCCCATCCTCAATGGCTTGTCCATCCCGCCGGCCCACAGCCCCACTGCTAACTGGGACCAGCCGGTCTATACGACCCTGACGAGGCCTTAA